A stretch of Bacillus pseudomycoides DNA encodes these proteins:
- a CDS encoding D-arabinono-1,4-lactone oxidase, which produces MLSIKGQKWRNWTGNVEGNPQYMMYPKNIPDVIKAVHLAKEMGKRIRIVGSGHSFTPLVQTEEILLSLDELQGILSMDSQSSIVEVWAGTKLSYLGRMLQEKGYAQENLGDIDSQSIAGAISTGTHGTGITFGSLASQVVEITAVLASGETIVCSEKEHPEFWKAFQLSLGMLGIIVKVKLKVVPAYLLVYKSKKEAFSTVMNRLEEYNKHRHFEFFVFPYSDDVQVKITDETTGKGMDLKWHKFKTELLENIAVSLLSKGCKIMPSISKGVSRLSAKAVPNAQTTGPSYQIFATSRNVRFYEMEYSIPAQYMKKVVQEIHNLIQEKRFQVHFPIECRYVRGDDIWISPAYERDSAYIAVHMYKGMKYAAYFTAMEHIFQKYEGRPHWGKMHTMGYEQLQLVYPKLNSFLEVRREIDSMGMFLNPYLSKMFSI; this is translated from the coding sequence ATGCTTTCTATAAAAGGACAGAAATGGAGAAACTGGACGGGAAATGTAGAGGGAAATCCGCAATATATGATGTATCCCAAAAATATACCAGATGTAATTAAAGCAGTACATTTGGCAAAAGAAATGGGCAAGCGAATTCGCATTGTTGGTTCAGGACACTCGTTTACACCACTTGTTCAAACGGAAGAAATTCTTCTTTCATTAGATGAGTTACAAGGGATTTTGAGCATGGATTCACAATCATCAATAGTAGAGGTGTGGGCTGGAACAAAGTTGTCGTATTTAGGAAGAATGTTACAAGAAAAAGGCTATGCACAAGAAAATTTAGGAGATATTGATTCACAATCTATTGCAGGTGCTATTAGTACAGGAACCCATGGAACGGGTATTACATTTGGGAGTTTGGCGTCACAGGTTGTGGAAATTACCGCTGTCCTTGCCTCGGGAGAAACTATCGTTTGTTCCGAGAAAGAGCATCCTGAATTTTGGAAAGCATTTCAGTTATCGCTCGGTATGCTTGGGATTATTGTAAAAGTGAAATTAAAAGTCGTCCCAGCTTATTTGCTTGTTTATAAAAGCAAAAAGGAAGCATTTTCTACTGTTATGAACAGACTGGAAGAATATAATAAACATCGTCATTTTGAATTTTTTGTGTTTCCATATTCAGATGATGTCCAAGTGAAAATTACAGATGAAACGACAGGAAAAGGGATGGATTTAAAGTGGCATAAGTTCAAGACAGAACTACTTGAAAATATAGCTGTTTCATTATTGTCTAAAGGATGCAAAATAATGCCATCTATAAGTAAAGGGGTTAGTAGGCTGTCCGCCAAGGCGGTACCGAATGCGCAAACAACGGGTCCGAGCTATCAAATATTTGCTACATCTCGTAATGTTCGTTTTTATGAAATGGAGTATAGTATACCTGCTCAATATATGAAAAAAGTAGTACAAGAGATTCATAATCTTATACAAGAAAAGAGGTTTCAAGTACATTTTCCTATTGAATGCCGCTATGTACGAGGAGACGATATATGGATAAGTCCTGCATATGAAAGAGATTCAGCTTATATTGCTGTGCATATGTATAAAGGTATGAAATATGCTGCGTACTTTACAGCGATGGAACATATTTTTCAAAAGTATGAAGGACGTCCGCATTGGGGGAAAATGCATACAATGGGATATGAACAATTACAACTCGTTTATCCTAAGTTAAACTCTTTCTTGGAAGTTAGAAGAGAGATAGATTCAATGGGGATGTTTTTAAATCCGTATTTGTCAAAAATGTTTTCTATTTAA
- a CDS encoding VanZ family protein yields the protein MTAYLFPIKTAFILFPFLAMILLIPFLIFNYRKYGYLNKWRSFILYSLLLYLLNAYFLVILPLPQTYDTCSLQPANTQHVQLVPFYFIQEINNHTAAVLAKPATYFYLLKESAFLQVAFNALLTIPVGIYLRYYFRLGFLQTIFVSLCLSLFFEITQVTGLYGIYNCAYRLFDVDDLFLNTLGGAIGYFIAPIFTYFLPKSNELDAHVDLATKPVGFIRRLIALQIDWIFLSIVVPVIKNKENSIFISSIQSYTNLYELIFTLCAVFIYFIVIPYLTNGKTIGKALLRIHIKGKNERITIKELFIRYGLFYFVLGGINYILSSSSILNQTNPLTMLIILLFMFSINGFFIIHVLLHVFSRDKLLFYEHISHTRNAITLKKADK from the coding sequence TTGACAGCTTATTTATTTCCAATTAAAACAGCATTTATTCTATTCCCCTTTTTAGCAATGATTCTATTGATTCCATTTTTAATATTTAATTACAGAAAATATGGCTATTTAAATAAATGGCGTTCATTTATTTTATACTCTTTGCTTCTTTACTTGCTAAACGCTTATTTTCTTGTTATCTTACCGCTGCCACAAACTTATGATACATGTAGCCTGCAGCCAGCTAATACACAGCACGTTCAACTTGTACCGTTTTATTTCATTCAAGAAATCAACAACCATACAGCAGCAGTATTAGCCAAACCAGCTACCTATTTCTACTTATTAAAAGAATCTGCTTTTTTACAAGTCGCATTCAATGCACTATTAACGATTCCAGTCGGCATATATTTACGTTACTATTTCCGCCTTGGTTTTTTACAAACAATCTTCGTTTCACTTTGTCTCTCACTATTTTTTGAGATAACACAAGTGACTGGATTATACGGTATATACAATTGCGCATATCGTTTATTTGATGTCGATGATTTATTTTTAAATACACTTGGGGGAGCAATTGGTTATTTCATCGCACCGATATTCACGTACTTCCTTCCTAAATCAAATGAATTAGATGCACATGTCGATTTAGCTACGAAACCAGTTGGATTTATTCGTCGTCTTATCGCACTGCAAATTGATTGGATTTTCTTATCTATTGTTGTGCCAGTTATAAAAAATAAAGAGAATTCTATTTTCATTTCTAGTATCCAGTCTTATACCAATCTATATGAACTTATTTTCACCCTATGTGCGGTCTTTATTTATTTCATCGTCATTCCGTATTTGACGAACGGAAAAACAATTGGTAAAGCGTTGCTTCGTATTCACATAAAAGGTAAAAATGAGCGAATTACCATTAAAGAATTATTTATTCGTTACGGCCTGTTCTATTTTGTTTTAGGTGGAATAAACTACATTCTCTCTAGTAGTTCCATATTGAATCAGACTAATCCATTAACTATGCTCATTATATTACTGTTTATGTTCTCAATTAATGGTTTCTTCATTATACATGTCCTATTACATGTATTTAGTCGCGATAAATTATTATTTTATGAGCATATAAGCCATACAAGAAATGCAATTACACTCAAAAAAGCTGACAAATAA
- a CDS encoding 3D domain-containing protein — protein sequence MNYFKRISSLVLAGIIGLSSTVAVKAESNDEKLNNMQQQLQQNNNDIQQKEQEKQAVNKEIQDIESELHNLNNTIAKNKEEQAAIQGKIDETHKQIEQKKKEIIVLEDKVLARKDIMKKRMVSVQNSSNTNLVVEVVVESKNFADFLQRMNAVSTILDADKEILRLQEQDLRQIEEDKKVIDEKEASLEVDKQKLAKAQADLQENLKKRQENLQAVQAKYNQIASQINLAEQEKAKVESSMKEVQETIAREQEAARLAAEAQAKAEAEAKAAREAEEKARADVEAERAQAKKVESTPAPKQAGNTTQASPEPAPAKGGREIYVEATAYTADPGENGYKPGEIVKSASGHNLTANPGMKLIAVDPRVIPLGSTVYVEGYGKAIAGDTGGDIKGHRIDVLMPDKASSSAWGRRTVKVTILN from the coding sequence ATGAACTATTTTAAGCGAATCAGTAGTCTAGTATTAGCAGGAATTATTGGTCTTTCTAGTACAGTCGCTGTAAAAGCTGAGTCAAACGACGAGAAACTGAACAACATGCAACAGCAATTGCAGCAGAATAACAATGATATTCAGCAAAAGGAACAAGAGAAGCAAGCTGTTAATAAAGAAATACAAGATATTGAAAGTGAACTACATAATTTAAATAATACAATTGCAAAAAACAAAGAGGAACAAGCTGCTATTCAAGGTAAAATCGATGAAACACATAAGCAAATTGAACAGAAAAAGAAAGAGATTATCGTTTTAGAAGATAAAGTACTTGCTCGTAAAGACATTATGAAAAAACGTATGGTTTCTGTTCAAAATAGCTCAAATACAAATTTAGTAGTCGAAGTTGTAGTAGAATCAAAGAACTTTGCTGATTTCTTACAACGTATGAATGCAGTATCCACAATTTTAGATGCAGATAAAGAAATTTTACGTCTTCAAGAGCAAGATCTTCGTCAAATTGAAGAAGATAAAAAAGTAATTGATGAAAAAGAGGCATCTTTAGAAGTAGATAAACAAAAGTTAGCAAAAGCACAAGCAGATTTACAAGAAAACTTGAAAAAGCGTCAAGAAAACTTACAAGCTGTGCAAGCAAAATATAATCAAATTGCAAGTCAAATTAATTTAGCTGAACAAGAAAAAGCAAAAGTTGAATCAAGTATGAAAGAAGTACAAGAAACAATTGCTCGTGAGCAAGAAGCTGCAAGATTAGCAGCAGAAGCTCAAGCAAAAGCAGAAGCAGAAGCAAAAGCTGCAAGGGAAGCTGAAGAAAAAGCCAGAGCAGATGTGGAAGCAGAAAGAGCACAAGCTAAGAAAGTGGAGTCAACACCAGCACCAAAGCAAGCTGGAAATACGACACAGGCATCGCCAGAGCCAGCACCGGCTAAAGGTGGTCGTGAAATTTATGTAGAAGCAACTGCTTATACAGCTGATCCAGGTGAGAATGGTTATAAACCAGGTGAAATTGTAAAATCTGCAAGTGGTCATAACTTAACAGCAAACCCAGGAATGAAATTAATTGCTGTAGATCCAAGAGTTATTCCACTAGGATCCACTGTATATGTTGAAGGCTATGGAAAGGCAATTGCAGGCGATACTGGTGGCGATATTAAAGGTCATAGAATCGATGTATTAATGCCAGATAAAGCTTCATCGAGTGCTTGGGGACGAAGAACGGTTAAAGTTACAATTTTAAATTAA
- a CDS encoding helix-turn-helix transcriptional regulator produces MVKLSICNRVKELRARFNFTQSVLAEKVGVTRQTIAAIEKGDYVPSLLLALTICDVFDLKMEDVFVLNKEGEEDE; encoded by the coding sequence GTGGTAAAATTGTCCATTTGTAATAGAGTAAAGGAGCTGAGAGCCCGCTTTAACTTCACGCAAAGTGTATTAGCTGAAAAAGTTGGCGTAACACGGCAAACGATTGCAGCAATTGAAAAGGGCGATTACGTTCCATCGTTGTTATTAGCACTAACGATTTGTGATGTGTTTGATTTAAAGATGGAGGATGTATTTGTTTTAAATAAGGAGGGGGAAGAGGATGAATAG
- a CDS encoding DUF2178 domain-containing protein, producing MNRIVYSYMVSLLYIGLASWAFVELYYFEVEFANIIQTEKVPFEVSMSITPFLLLLIVAIVSTIFYKVQKKKYKKLSFWMFPLLFPQDDEREEVITAKACRTTFMTLWYVIPIAAGLLVISPSVTSYIPAYPLYIVFLILFIQMTIFHISLYRNKIA from the coding sequence ATGAATAGGATTGTTTATTCTTACATGGTGAGTCTACTGTACATTGGATTGGCTAGTTGGGCATTTGTTGAACTTTATTATTTTGAGGTGGAATTTGCCAACATTATTCAAACAGAGAAAGTACCATTTGAAGTATCTATGAGTATAACACCGTTTTTATTGTTATTGATTGTGGCTATTGTATCAACTATTTTTTATAAAGTGCAAAAGAAAAAATATAAGAAATTATCCTTTTGGATGTTTCCACTTTTATTTCCACAAGATGATGAGCGCGAAGAAGTCATTACAGCAAAAGCATGCCGTACAACTTTTATGACACTTTGGTATGTTATACCGATTGCAGCTGGATTACTTGTTATATCTCCGAGTGTAACCTCATATATTCCTGCGTACCCATTATATATTGTATTTTTAATCTTGTTTATACAAATGACTATATTTCACATTTCGCTATATCGTAATAAAATTGCTTAA
- a CDS encoding choice-of-anchor I domain-containing protein produces MKKALLYGGMIASVLWTGNVVNAETLEKDTQQVVNKIETLPQGSISNPAYRGKVEQMVTDFIGKKHKDTKINRVASFQMPNGRAEITASTPDGNTLVVTEADLGQIQILSIADLENIKVLGNVSFKEMHTEAEVTSVTVTPDGKYALAAFRTGDNFYHANKGQVAVVELASQQVVKTYEVGVGPDSVALTADGRTLIICNEDEENDPNDDNEVDMKKTKRPGSISLITFPNGDVMRGEHVELPIGMSNISNGAIYKHDPQPEYVAISPKGDKAAVTLQENNAVAIVNIAEKRIENIFGLGTTTHKADLKKDGTISFQDEITARLEPDGVTWDPSGRFLITANEGDLSKNELKDGVKSGGRNITVWSQAGSLVYDSMNLIDEKAAVAGLYPDNRSENRGSEVENVATGTIKGNPILAVAAERANAVLFFDITIPMFPVYIGLASSAGGAPEGIHKVNSRDVFVSADEAGGMLSFYRISK; encoded by the coding sequence ATGAAAAAAGCGTTGTTATATGGTGGGATGATTGCAAGTGTATTATGGACAGGAAACGTTGTAAATGCAGAAACATTAGAAAAGGATACGCAGCAGGTTGTAAATAAAATAGAGACGTTGCCACAGGGGAGTATATCTAACCCTGCATACCGCGGGAAAGTGGAACAGATGGTGACAGACTTTATAGGTAAAAAACATAAGGATACAAAAATTAATCGAGTTGCCTCATTCCAAATGCCAAATGGAAGGGCTGAGATTACAGCATCAACACCTGACGGGAATACACTTGTTGTGACGGAAGCAGATTTAGGACAAATTCAGATTTTATCAATTGCAGATTTAGAAAATATAAAAGTGTTAGGGAATGTAAGCTTTAAAGAAATGCATACAGAAGCAGAAGTAACGAGTGTAACGGTTACACCAGACGGAAAGTACGCATTAGCTGCTTTTCGTACAGGGGATAATTTCTATCATGCAAATAAAGGACAAGTGGCGGTTGTAGAATTGGCATCGCAGCAAGTTGTAAAAACGTATGAAGTAGGTGTAGGGCCGGATTCGGTAGCGTTAACAGCAGATGGGAGAACGCTGATTATTTGTAATGAAGATGAAGAAAATGATCCAAATGATGATAATGAAGTGGATATGAAAAAAACAAAACGACCAGGAAGTATTTCGTTGATTACATTTCCTAACGGTGATGTCATGCGCGGTGAACATGTGGAGCTTCCAATCGGTATGAGTAACATTAGTAATGGAGCAATTTATAAGCATGATCCGCAGCCAGAGTATGTAGCGATTAGCCCAAAAGGAGATAAAGCGGCTGTTACATTGCAAGAAAATAACGCGGTAGCAATCGTAAATATTGCAGAAAAACGAATTGAAAATATATTTGGTCTTGGCACGACAACACATAAAGCAGATTTAAAAAAGGATGGCACCATATCTTTTCAAGATGAGATAACGGCACGCTTAGAACCAGATGGTGTGACGTGGGACCCGTCTGGGCGATTTCTCATTACTGCCAACGAAGGAGATCTTAGTAAAAATGAATTGAAGGATGGTGTGAAGTCAGGGGGAAGAAATATTACTGTATGGAGTCAGGCCGGCTCGCTTGTGTACGATAGTATGAATCTGATTGATGAAAAAGCAGCAGTTGCTGGTTTATACCCTGATAACAGAAGTGAAAACCGAGGAAGTGAAGTAGAAAATGTGGCAACTGGTACGATAAAAGGAAATCCTATTTTAGCAGTGGCTGCTGAAAGGGCAAATGCTGTATTATTTTTTGATATAACAATTCCGATGTTCCCGGTTTATATTGGACTTGCCTCATCAGCTGGGGGAGCACCGGAAGGGATTCATAAAGTAAACAGTCGAGATGTATTTGTGAGCGCGGATGAAGCAGGTGGAATGTTAAGTTTTTACCGTATCAGTAAATAA
- a CDS encoding class A sortase: MNKKRIYSILAVLLFVVGGILIGKPFYDGYMAEKKQTENVQAVQKMEYQKQDTKFVDASKIDQPDLSEVANASLDETQVIGRIEIPSISLKLPILNASTEKNLLSGAATVKEKQEMGKENYALAGHNMSKKGVLFSDVSSLKKNDKIYLYDNENEYEYVVTNVSEVTPDKWEVVEDHGKTEVTLITCVSVSDNSKRFVVTGDFVKAKKKS; this comes from the coding sequence ATGAATAAGAAGAGAATATATAGTATACTAGCAGTTCTTTTATTTGTTGTAGGTGGCATTTTAATTGGTAAGCCATTTTATGACGGATATATGGCAGAGAAGAAGCAAACAGAAAATGTACAAGCTGTTCAGAAGATGGAATATCAAAAACAGGATACAAAATTTGTAGATGCATCTAAAATTGACCAACCTGATTTATCAGAGGTAGCGAATGCATCATTAGATGAAACACAAGTAATTGGTCGTATTGAGATTCCAAGTATTTCATTAAAATTACCTATTTTAAATGCTTCTACTGAGAAAAATTTATTATCAGGAGCAGCAACTGTAAAAGAGAAGCAAGAGATGGGAAAAGAAAATTATGCATTGGCAGGACATAACATGTCGAAAAAAGGTGTTTTGTTTAGCGATGTATCTTCGTTAAAAAAGAATGATAAAATCTATTTATATGATAATGAAAATGAGTATGAGTACGTTGTTACGAATGTGTCAGAAGTAACACCTGATAAATGGGAAGTAGTAGAAGATCACGGGAAAACAGAAGTTACACTTATTACATGTGTGTCCGTATCTGATAACTCGAAGCGTTTTGTTGTTACTGGGGATTTTGTAAAAGCGAAGAAAAAAAGCTGA